A stretch of Amphiura filiformis unplaced genomic scaffold, Afil_fr2py scaffold_26, whole genome shotgun sequence DNA encodes these proteins:
- the LOC140143721 gene encoding uncharacterized protein — MDKILDFVMFIDYSKAFGSVSHVKLFGIVEEMCFPVHLVFLLQSLYVNQRGKIRRNGENTDEPQHEQRCETGCIASPYLFMTYTEKPMRDVDVDTYSIKVGGIPISYIRYADDSELLETYVE, encoded by the coding sequence ATGGATAAGATACTTGACTTCGTCATGTTCATTGATTATTCAAAGGCGTTTGGTTCAGTCAGTCACGTTAAACTGTTTGGTATAGTGGAAGAAATGTGCTTCCCAGTACATCTCGTGTTTCTGTTACAATCCTTGTATGTAAACCAGAGGGGGAAGATCAGACGGAATGGTGAAAATACAGATGAGCCTCAGCATGAGCAAAGGTGTGAGACAGGCTGCATTGCGTCACCATATCTTTTCATGACATACACAGAGAAACCGATGAGGGATGTTGATGTGGATACTTATAGCATCAAAGTAGGAGGCATACCAATCTCATACATCCGTTATGCAGACGACTCCGAACTCCTTGAAACATATGTAGAGTAG